The following coding sequences lie in one Salmo salar chromosome ssa13, Ssal_v3.1, whole genome shotgun sequence genomic window:
- the szrd1 gene encoding SUZ RNA-binding domain-containing, whose amino-acid sequence MIRNNSPHAAPLPQIHILKRPSSNGSPQGQNRPAPQVKSLAQREEAYAEARKRIQFSASPEEWPQEKLNADGDYKFHHTPRGPIKKSCCPPTSMPRWHTSLSPKQISGIGAILTWGE is encoded by the exons ATGATCCGGAACAACTCCCCCCACGCAGCCCCTCTGCCCCAGATCCACATTCTGAAGAGACCCTCCAGTAACGGGTCGCCCCAGGGCCAGAACCGCCCCGCGCCACAGGTCAAGTCCCTGGCCCAGCGGGAGGAGGCATACGCAGAGGCCAGGAAGAGAATACAATTCAGCGCCAGCCCTGAAGAGTGGCCTCAGGAAAAGCTGAATGCAGACGG GGATTACAAATTCCACCACACCCCCAGAGGACCAATCAAAAAATCATGCTGTCCGCCTACTAGCATGCCTAGATGGCACACAAGCCTTTCGCCAAAACAGATAAGTGGAATAGGGGCCATCCTGACATGGGGAGAGTGA